GTCTGCTCCTCCAGGGTGAAGCCGGTTCTGGTCAGCCGTTCCTTGTGCCGTGAGGACGCACGAGGGTTCACGTCGTACTCTCGTTGGAGTACCAGAACAAACGTGTCGAGCGCGTCTGCCTTCAAGCCGGCGACCTCTGCCTCGGCAAGGAAACTGGGATCCTGCTCGCCTCCAGCTTGAAGGGCCCGCTGGCGAAGCCCTTCGATAAGCGACGGGGTGATATGAATACTCCGTAATCCAAGGCGCTCCTGAATCGCCACCCGTATCAGCTTTTGATGCTCGACTGTCAGCATCTCAGAGGTATCCGTCGGGGACAACTTGTTGACGGTCAGGGTGGTCGGGAGGGAGGGCACGAATTGTCGTTGTAGCCATCTCGTGACACGCCGATAGAGCAATGGAAGAAGAGTCTTCCCGAAAATTGGAAGGCTGTAAAACCAGCCGATGGACTCGACCATGACGTAAGGGGTAATGACGTTTTCCTTCAGGTCGTGCAGCAATGTGTGGCCCGCATGGACCCACTTCGTCCAAACCTGATGTTGCGAGACCTTGTGATCCAGATAGCTTCGCGGGATCTCCCGGACTTCGTTCTTGGCTCGCATGATAACGGGGAACTGTTCCGTCTCATGCTCTTTTCCCCAGGCGCGGTACCGGATGAAGGCGGCAAAGAAGCCGGCGAAGCCATAGGTCTCATGCGGGCCGATTGACTCCAGGTGACGACGAAATGGCTCGGATCGGACATCGATGCAATACACGGACTGTGAATAGGGGCGAAGGGGAAGCGTTGTCGGCTTCTCCGTGCGCTCCTGTTTGGACGCGGAAATGAGTTGTTCAAGCAATGGCGCATGATAGCCGGCTTCAAAGGCCTTCAGCCAAACGATTCCATGGTCCGCTTCGGGGAAAGCTTCGATCCATTCGATGACCTGTTTCAATGCCTGTGGTTCACTCTCGACCAGTTGTTCATCGAGAATCTCGAGAGATCGGCTCAGGGCGAGAAGTCGTCGAGCATTTCCACGCCGACGCGCGGCTTGGTGCCTGGGAACCACCTCCGTACGATAGCGCGTGAGTACCGTGTTCCAGCCTTGTCCTTTCCGATGGGCAAGCCGATCGACTTCTTCAGCGTAGAGCGCGGGCAGATGGCCGGCGATCCGCTGTCGTCGCAAGTAGTACTCCTCTGAATAGTCACGCATATAGGCGACGATCTCGTCGAATCGTCCTTGAATATCCAAGTACTCTCGACAGGCCGCCTGCACGAGCTCACGGGCATACCACAGGCGAATGGCGAGGAACTTCACAAGACCGACCGGGTGGGCTTGCTGCCAGGGATAGTCGCGTTCTTCTCCTCGCCATTTGATAAAGCCGGCCCACCCTGGTAGGGCGGTCAACTGGAGCGATAAATAGTCTTGTCGCAGTTCCATCGGAATGCCCAACAGGTCCAGGCTTTCCAGCAGAGTGTCTTCTGGATGATCCGGGAGTGCTGCGATCTTGCGTCGACTGTTGGTAATCCCGATGAGTGACCATTCTTGAGCGGCCAGGCGTTTCCACGACTGGTACAGTCCCTCGTCACGGTCGGACATGGCCCACGCGGCATGCCCTTCGTCAAGAAAGGCCGAGCACCACTTGATCATTTGATCATTGATGGTTTGGACGATTGAGGTGCCAAGGGTGTCGTCACACCAGTGAGACAGGGTGAGCCACCGGCAGAGCGCGGAATGGTTGGTCTCCACGATTTTTTTCACGCGATCGTCAAGGGAAGGAGTCTCAAGGACATGCTCCAGCTTCCCAGCAATCCGCTCAATTAGATCCCGGTCAGAATCTTCCAGCTGATCGTCGAGTGGTTCTCGCACCGAGGAACAGATCCCTTCCGTCAGGCAAGCCCGCAAGACTTCTCCGTGGGTTATTGATCGAGATCCCAGGACGATCGTTCGATCGCTTGCCAGCGGCTGCAAGGCCGCGTCCAGGTGCTCCACCCGAATGCGACCGGATGTGACGTAGGCACGATAGAGGTTGCTTGGGAGATAGCCGTCCCCATTCAAGAACTGCTTGCCGCGCCGGACCGTTTCTTCGAAGGGGAGGTATTCCAGGCTATGCAACGGATTGTGGTGGACGAATGTCCGCATCGGCCAGTATTGCGCGATGATTTCGCCCGCAAGGCGGACGATGCCGCGGAGTTCCATCCGTTTCGACTCAAGATCCATCGATTCATTCACTGGTGCCATGGAATCGCTCGCGAGAAAGTTCCAGCCATCGACTGAGTTGCCGTCGACGTCCACCACTCAATGGGGGCAAGTCCCAACACGGTGAGGATGACGATCGTCATGGTTAGTGCAGCCCATTCTTGTTGCACCACATCACGATATCGAAGATCACCTCGCCTGGTCCCGAACAACAATCGTTGCACCGCACTCAGGAGATACCAGGAAGCTGCCAGCCAGGCCGACAACATGATCATCAGGCCGATGAGTGAGGGAATAGGTGAGTGGAGCAGTAATCCCATCAATCCGGCGAAGACGCCGAAGGGGGGAAGCCCCATCGCGGCCAGTGCCAAAAGAGACAACAGGACGGCATAGCGCGGCATCGAGGAGGCCAATCCGCTGATCGAGGACGGATCGACGTCGTCGCCGTATCGCGTCCGAATGATTTGCCAGGCAATCAGTAGTCCGCACGTAGCAAGGCCGATGGATGCGACGAAGACGGCGGCGCGAGACGTCGCCAGGCTCGATGCTGCGGTATGCCACCAGAGCATGGAAAAGAAGGAGAGACTGGAATAAGACAGCATGAGCCGAATACGAGTTTGTGCCAGGGCCTTGACGGCGCCATACAGCCCTCCGATCAACGCAAGGAGGCCGACAATACCGGTGACCGCCGTGGGTACGGTCTGAAGGGCTGAGGCCATGACGTGCAGGCCGACGGCGGGAAGAAGAAATGCCGAGAAAGAGGGAAGATTGCCGGGCAGTCTGGTGAGCGCCGTCAAGTAGCCGATATGGAACGGCAGGAGCGGGATCAGTACTGCCGCCGTCATCAAGGCACCAAACGACGAAAGCGAAGGGTTCGTCAGTGTGACGACCACTCCAAGTGCAGTGAGATAAAACAGGCTGATCCCCCACCATGAAATCGGCCACAAGATCGTATGGTAACGCATCAAAAGGCCGGCCATGGTCACCAATAATGCCAAGAGGAACAGCTGACTCAAGGGAGCCGGATGGGCGATGACACCGATTCCCAGTCCGAGACAGATCAAGGTCATCAGCCAGGACAGACGGTGGTCCTTCTGGACCGGCTGCCCCAAGATGGAGATCATGGCCACGACCGGGAGCAGACCAAGGAGTAAGGCGCCTTCCGGTAAGTTCGTTTTAAGTTTTAGAATCGGGGCTACCGTGATGAGGGACCAGATGATGCATGATTTCTTCAGCTGTGGCACGTCTTCCCAGAGCAGCCGACCGGCCAAGGCGCCGATGAGCGGAATGCAGGTGGCAAGCCAAGAAAAAAGAACCGCACTCGTCATCGCCGCGACCACCCTTCTTCTTGTTTGTCGACCCAGTGGACGAACCGCAAGATGACTTGTCCGAGACGACCGTAACAGTCGTCGGCATACAGCCTGTTGATGAGCGCCACATATATCCAATGACGAATCCTGTCGACCCAAGCCGGTAGCCACACGCTTCGTCCATGGGCCTTCAAGTACAAATAGACCCAGCCGAGCACGGTGAGGCCGGTCGCCCCTACGAGAAGCAGGTCGAACAGCCAGTCGGGAAGGTCGGCAGCCTTGTAATAAGAGGCAACTTCGCTGGGATTGGGATAGAGGAATGCGGTGAACGATTCCACAGCAAATAGATAGATGAAGACGACGAAGAGCAGTATCACCAGCATGGTGGACGATACTTTCCACGATGCAACTGCGCGCAATCGTGTGAGTGTCAGAATGGCTTGCGAGGAGGTGATCCAAATGAAGAAGAGAATGATGACGGTCCCATGAGACTCCAATAAGGGAATGTGCAACACCCCGTGGGTTACCAGGAGAATGAGCAAGGGGATCACCAAGCTCGTCAGAACTCCCGTCGACCAGGTGAGGTTTGACAGTTCTTCCTCCTCGTGATGGGTATGGGTTGTATGGGGGAAATGTGGCTCAACCCTGGCCTTTTGAATCACGTTTCCACAATTGAGAAAGACCGTGGCCTTAAAAAGACCATGTGCGATCAGATGGAAGACCGCCAGTGAAAATGCGCCGAGCCCGCACTCCATAATCATGTACCCCATCTGACCGATCGTCGACAGTCCCAACGTCTTCTTGATGTCGCTCTGCACCAGCATCATGGAGGCCCCCAGCACCGCGGTCACCGTTCCAACCACCAAGGCGACGTGCAAAGTGACCGAACTCATGCCGAAGAGTGGTGCCATGCGATTGATCAGGAACCCGCCGGCATTGATGATGCCGGCATGGAGCAAGCCGTGTACGGGTGTCGGCGCAAAGAGCGAACTCGGTAACCACAGGTGAAGGGGAAACTGTGCGGATTTCCCCATCGCGCCAATGAACATCAGCAAGGTAATGGCGGTGGCGGCGTCGATGTCCATACCGGGCCAGAGCGCAACGGTGTGGGCGGAGGCCGTCGCGCGGGCGAACAACTCGGGAATCTCAAGCGTTCCGTACACCTGGTAGGTAAGGATAATTCCCATGAGAAAGGCCATATCGGCCACGCGCAGTACGGTGAACGTCTTGTAGGCGCCGTCCAGTGTCTGATTATGACTATGGTTGTGCGCGAGGATGTAGAGTAAGTAACTGAGCAGTTGCCAGAACAAAAACAGCATCATGAGATTCGCGCTGGAGACCATGCAGAGCAGCACGAAGTCCGTGAGGCAAATCAGTGTCAGATACCGGCGGTAATGGCGGTCCTGATACATGTAATTCACGGAGTAGGTATAGATGATCAGGCTGACGGCGGAAATCAGTGTCATCATGACGCCGCTGAGCCGGTCGATGTAAAACCCGATGGGGATCGTGAGGGACGCAACCGTGGCAGGGTTATAGAATTGGAGAGTAATCGGCCCCGAGACCGTCACGGCATACAGGGTGGTCGCGGCTCCCAGGCAAGCGGCCCCCATCAAAATCGCAGCAATCTTGGCGTGCGCATAACGGGTCGAGTCTTCCGCACAGACCACGATCAGCGCCGAGACGAGGGGAAGCAAGGGGATCAGTAGAGCAGCCCACATCAGTTCAGTATTACCTCAGAAAACACAAAAGCCAACCGTCCTGTGTCGACCAATGGTCGACCCAAGCAGTTGGCTTGTACTGCGACCGGCCTTTCAAAATGAACTGCTGGTCGCCCTACGGCCTCCGACAAAAAAAGCCGTCTTACCTCTCCACACACAATCGTGAGAGAAGCAACACTGCCTTGTGACAAAAATGTAGCTTCATCAATAATATGGGGCAACGTATAGCGTCAAGTTCGAAATGGTCGTTCAGCCCTTCCTTGTCCGGTAAGTAGGGCCGAAAGACTCAGTACTCATTCATGGAACAGACAAAAGACCTAGCCCGCATTATTCATGACTCTTCTGCGGCAACCACCGATCCGCTGTTGCGACAAGCCTGCGGCCGACGGGCTCGCCCTCTAGACCTTCGACGTACTGCATGAGTACACCTCAGGACCTCCGGGCTCCGCGCGCCGATCTCACAACGCGGCTGGGCGGTTTCGCCACGAACAGTCATGAATAATGCGGGCTAGGATTACACTTGTTCTCACACGGGACAGGTACCTATAATCGAAAAGAATAGAGACATGGAAAATTCGATCCGTAATGCCATCATTAAGTTTGAGCAGGAGTTTCTTGGGCGTGGCCCTGACGAAGTCCGTGCGTTGGTCGCACGCGATCTGGTTGTTGTGCGGCTCAAAGGCGTCTTAACACCGGCCGAGCGCCAGCTGGCGAAGACCGCAGAGGGTATCGAAATGGTCAAGCGGCTGCGGCAGAACCTGATTGCCCAAGGGCGAGACAAGCTCTGCGAACAGATTGGTGAGATTACCGGAGCGAAGATTCTCGGTCTCTTCACTGATATTGATGTCCAGCTCGGGGAACGAGTGTTTGTCTTTACGGTGGATCGAGAACTGCAAAACGGAGCGCGGTAGAAGACCACCGGATAATCGACCCGGCGGCCGCAGGGTCGAAACCTCTCATCCATCTGTCTTTCCATCACCATGTGCCGGTAACCGTGGGTCGCTTCCGGCGGAGCTGGGTGCCCCACGAATGAATGTAGCGGGGGCATGATGGCATCGTTGGTCAGATTCGGCACTTCGACCTGGACCTACGAGGGGTGGAAAGGCCAGGTGTATCTCAAGGACTATTCTAAGGGCACCTTTACCAAACAGTGCCTATCGGAGTATTGGCGATTCCTGCACAACGGTTCACCACTCTTCCATACCGTGGGTAACGACTCCACGTTCTATCGGCCACCGACGAGCCAGCAGCTTCGTGCCTACCGCGACCAGATGC
The Candidatus Nitrospira nitrosa DNA segment above includes these coding regions:
- a CDS encoding DUF2309 domain-containing protein; the protein is MAPVNESMDLESKRMELRGIVRLAGEIIAQYWPMRTFVHHNPLHSLEYLPFEETVRRGKQFLNGDGYLPSNLYRAYVTSGRIRVEHLDAALQPLASDRTIVLGSRSITHGEVLRACLTEGICSSVREPLDDQLEDSDRDLIERIAGKLEHVLETPSLDDRVKKIVETNHSALCRWLTLSHWCDDTLGTSIVQTINDQMIKWCSAFLDEGHAAWAMSDRDEGLYQSWKRLAAQEWSLIGITNSRRKIAALPDHPEDTLLESLDLLGIPMELRQDYLSLQLTALPGWAGFIKWRGEERDYPWQQAHPVGLVKFLAIRLWYARELVQAACREYLDIQGRFDEIVAYMRDYSEEYYLRRQRIAGHLPALYAEEVDRLAHRKGQGWNTVLTRYRTEVVPRHQAARRRGNARRLLALSRSLEILDEQLVESEPQALKQVIEWIEAFPEADHGIVWLKAFEAGYHAPLLEQLISASKQERTEKPTTLPLRPYSQSVYCIDVRSEPFRRHLESIGPHETYGFAGFFAAFIRYRAWGKEHETEQFPVIMRAKNEVREIPRSYLDHKVSQHQVWTKWVHAGHTLLHDLKENVITPYVMVESIGWFYSLPIFGKTLLPLLYRRVTRWLQRQFVPSLPTTLTVNKLSPTDTSEMLTVEHQKLIRVAIQERLGLRSIHITPSLIEGLRQRALQAGGEQDPSFLAEAEVAGLKADALDTFVLVLQREYDVNPRASSRHKERLTRTGFTLEEQTLTVETALRMMGLTKNFARLILFCAHGSTSDNNPYESALDCGACGGNEGQPNARVLAMMANHDKVRARLRKAGLDIPSDTHFLAGQMDTTTDAVRLFDLEDVPPTHRADLARLQEDLREAAELASHERCGRFPEIQQPLDESQATAHVRRRSVDWSQVRPEWGLSGNTTFLIGRRELTKGLDFNGRMFLHSYDYREDPTTRFLEVLLTAPQVVAQWINMEHYFSAVDNEVYGSGSKIYHNVVGRFGIMSGPWSDLRLGLARQTVMNGEMPYHEPMRLLTIVEAPRRGIEKLIARHEVLQHYYHNEWVHLIVLDPEGGDWYRYRPNGEWVRIVQEESVVTS
- a CDS encoding proton-conducting transporter transmembrane domain-containing protein; translated protein: MTSAVLFSWLATCIPLIGALAGRLLWEDVPQLKKSCIIWSLITVAPILKLKTNLPEGALLLGLLPVVAMISILGQPVQKDHRLSWLMTLICLGLGIGVIAHPAPLSQLFLLALLVTMAGLLMRYHTILWPISWWGISLFYLTALGVVVTLTNPSLSSFGALMTAAVLIPLLPFHIGYLTALTRLPGNLPSFSAFLLPAVGLHVMASALQTVPTAVTGIVGLLALIGGLYGAVKALAQTRIRLMLSYSSLSFFSMLWWHTAASSLATSRAAVFVASIGLATCGLLIAWQIIRTRYGDDVDPSSISGLASSMPRYAVLLSLLALAAMGLPPFGVFAGLMGLLLHSPIPSLIGLMIMLSAWLAASWYLLSAVQRLLFGTRRGDLRYRDVVQQEWAALTMTIVILTVLGLAPIEWWTSTATQSMAGTFSRAIPWHQ
- a CDS encoding NADH-quinone oxidoreductase subunit 5 family protein, which produces MWAALLIPLLPLVSALIVVCAEDSTRYAHAKIAAILMGAACLGAATTLYAVTVSGPITLQFYNPATVASLTIPIGFYIDRLSGVMMTLISAVSLIIYTYSVNYMYQDRHYRRYLTLICLTDFVLLCMVSSANLMMLFLFWQLLSYLLYILAHNHSHNQTLDGAYKTFTVLRVADMAFLMGIILTYQVYGTLEIPELFARATASAHTVALWPGMDIDAATAITLLMFIGAMGKSAQFPLHLWLPSSLFAPTPVHGLLHAGIINAGGFLINRMAPLFGMSSVTLHVALVVGTVTAVLGASMMLVQSDIKKTLGLSTIGQMGYMIMECGLGAFSLAVFHLIAHGLFKATVFLNCGNVIQKARVEPHFPHTTHTHHEEEELSNLTWSTGVLTSLVIPLLILLVTHGVLHIPLLESHGTVIILFFIWITSSQAILTLTRLRAVASWKVSSTMLVILLFVVFIYLFAVESFTAFLYPNPSEVASYYKAADLPDWLFDLLLVGATGLTVLGWVYLYLKAHGRSVWLPAWVDRIRHWIYVALINRLYADDCYGRLGQVILRFVHWVDKQEEGWSRR
- a CDS encoding DUF2294 domain-containing protein, whose translation is MENSIRNAIIKFEQEFLGRGPDEVRALVARDLVVVRLKGVLTPAERQLAKTAEGIEMVKRLRQNLIAQGRDKLCEQIGEITGAKILGLFTDIDVQLGERVFVFTVDRELQNGAR